The following nucleotide sequence is from Tachyglossus aculeatus isolate mTacAcu1 chromosome 11, mTacAcu1.pri, whole genome shotgun sequence.
CACCAGTTGTACCACCCAACTGATGCAgcaacaactgagaagcagcgtggttcagtgggaagagcccaggcttgggaatcagaggtcatgggttcgaatcccggctccgccaactgtcagctgtgtgactttgggcaagtcacttcacttctctgggcctcagttccctcatctggaaaatggggatgaagactgtgagccccacgtgggacaacctgatcaccttgtttcctcctcagcgcttagaacagtgctttgcacatagtaagcgcttaacaaatgccatcatcattaacaaataccattattattcttattattcttattacccagGGCCATTTAGTCGAGATCTGGCTAGGCCACGGAGGGCAACAAGCAGAGAGGCGGGGCTGTAATCTGTTGCAAAGTTCACCCGAGGGCCGGGCTGGTTTTTTTCCCGAcagacccactgaaggccaaagtgaccacaACATTAAGGCCGAAGCCGTGCTGCCGTGACCCGGGAGGCCCAGTAAACGCTGTGGTTTCGCTGTCCACCATTAGCTGTTTTTCCCGATCCCTGCCGCGCCTGTCTATCGTGGAACGAGCTGGGGGAGCGGTCCTGCCAACGGACCTTCGCTACTGGTGGCACGGTCCCAGATGGGAGAACCGGGTAGAGCGGGGGGctcctgcttctctgagcagtgtTCTCCTTTCCACTGGACTGTCACCGCCACCCTCCagtccgtcccctcccctccaaaatcAATAGCATCTATTGCACGCCTACttgtgtaagtgcttgggagagtacaaaaatcaGTAGCATCTATTGCACACCGACttgtgtaagcgcttgggagagtacaatggaatcagTAGACAATTCCCCCCACCCTGGGGGAACTCACCACCCCATGGCTACGCATTCCGTGGCCCCGAccacttttctaaaatgtcattctgctccTTGCCAACTTCCAATGGTCACCCATTCCCGTCCGCATCAAACGAAATCTCCTGACCCTTGGCGTCAGAGCATtttatcacctctccccctcaactctcctcccaccctgcccCGGAGCAGACTCTTCTTGCGTTTTCCACCTGGCTCCatgttccccgtctccctcctgccGCGAACAACCACCTGCTTCAAACATTTCCCGATTTTCAGTGCCCTTGTGAAACTCTACCCTTTCCAGACCTTCCCTGCTTCATTTTTCTTCACCCCAGACCATAACCCCtgtcttccctttagactgtaagctccttgagggctttgACCCCATGAGACCGGCACAGgcatttaatactaataatactattaataataatagcagcggtggtatttgttaagcgcttacgatgtgccaggcactgtactaagcactgggggagacacaagcaaaCCCTAAGCCCATATGCCCAGAACATACATACCACATACCCCACCTCACACCTAGGCACTCAAAGCCACCGTCAGCACTTGGTCAAATCCTGTTCTTTTCCAAGAaccttgtacaatgctctgcacagtaagtactcaataaataccattgattgatataatctAAGCACTTGCTTTTCCCCTCCCCGCGCATTCTCTGTCATCTCCTCCCccagcttgtaagctccttgaagcgtGTCTTTGAATTACCGCACTCTCCCGAGATCTTAATACCGTACTCTGCACGTGCTGACATACGCCGGATATTCGAGGGATATAAGGGTGGAGAAACTCCTAACCCAGTACCTGGGACCACCCGCTATTAAGCAGCATCTCCTTTGGGCCTGGCTCTGCTTCCAACTCCTGCCAATCCCCTAAAAGGGGCTGTTGGCAGCCGGCGGGCAGGAGAGGATGCCAGCGCCGCCGAAAGCCGGCTCTCCCCTGTGAGCCGGCCCCGAGACTTGCTCAGAGGGGACGGTCTCGGGTCCGACGTGATTCGGGTCTCGACTTTCCGTGGTTCGGATCGCCGGCCGGGGGGTCGTCGCCCTTCCCCGCTGGCACTGGATTCGGAgattctccaaagcccgggacacCAGAGCTGACCCCGAGGCGAGGGAAAGGGCCGGGGTGCAGCCGTCCGAAGTCCTGGCTTCCCGGCATCGGGAGCCGGGGGTCTCGTTCGCCCGCTTCTCCCGTTTCTCACCCGGCGTCTGGGATGGGTTGCCGCCAGCCATTCGGGGACCGCTCTCGGGGCTGCTCACGTCTATCCTCGAGTGGGGCGGCAGTGCGAAGGCTGCCCGCCCACGGTGCCAGCCGAGGCCCGGGGACCGCGGGGCCACGAtctagggggaagaggaggaggaaggcgtgCGCTCCTGACTCCGGGTTGGAGCGTATCAAAGTCCCTCGGCCAACGGGGGTGGGAGCTGTAAAAAAATCGCGTTTTAGAAAAATTTATTCCGACGTACCTTTGTACGTCTGCCCTGCTGTACATAAAAAAAGGTGGCTTTGCTCAGCTAGCCTGGGGGGGCTTTGGGAAatgacttcctcctccctccgtcACCCCCGGGGCCTCGTCCAACTCTCCTCCCGTGAGCGAagctgggcaggggaggagggaacgAGGGTGAGGGAGGACTCCCCGTCGGCCCTTTTAGAAAACCTTCGGGGGCCCCGCGGCGGGTGGAAGCCAGGCAGACGGGCGGGCCGGCAGGGCGTCCTCGCCCCCACCCGCCAACCCAGTCCCCCCGCCGCCCAGCGAGCCCAGCCGGCTGGCTCTCCCCGCCCGGACCTTCGCGGCCCCTCTCCGGCCGGGGCGAGAAGGTTCATTTCGAGCAGCGGTGGGGGGGACACGTCTTCAGAAGAAGTCATCTCAACTCTTATAAAGAGGAATGCGTACGAGCCAGCAGCTctcgggagggggggcggggtggggcccCGACCCCGGGGGCGGGCAGACTTCATCATCTCTTCATAAAGTTCTTCTCGAGGGCGGCTGGGGTTCTCTGGATGGAGTGGATGTTGCGTTTCAGGCGGTCTTCCAAGGAAGAGGTGGCGGTGCTCTCCAGTTTCAGGCGcctggtggaggggggaggagggggaaatcccTTACCCTTGGCTAGATTTAAAaagcaatcccctcgccccctcctaccttacctcgctgccctcctgctacaacccagccagcacgcttcactcctctactgccaaccttctcactgaccctccatctcatccatttcgccgccgacctctcgcccgcgtcctgcctccggcccgggacgccctccctcttcacatccgacacaCTGGCGCTCTCCTccgcttcgaagccttattgaagaaggcccatctcctccaggagggcttccccgaCTAgaccctcatctccccttctccccctcccttctggctcCCCCCTGCACCTGATTTACACCCTTGACTCATCCCTCCCCGCCATCACACTTCAGTACACAGCCATAACTTAGAGTGATgttcgcctccccctctagacgattAGCTCGCTGTGgtaagggaacatgtccactaactctattatagtctcccggacgcttagtacagtgccctgcacacaggaagcacttaatagataccactgactgactgagccggACCAGTCTAGCCTGAGACCTCAACTACCACCGGCTGTGCTTGGGGTGGCCGGCTGAGCAGAAGagcagcaacgtggcctagtaaataagccccctttttcctcttctacctccttcccctccccacagcacttgtatatatatttgtacagatttattactctatttattttacttgtacgtatctactattctatttcttttgttaatgatgtgcatagagctttaattccatttgttctgatgactttgacacctgtctccgtgttttgttgtctgtctcccccttctagactgtgaacccgctgttgggtagggactgtctctctctgttgccgacttggacttcccaagcgcttagtacacacagggagcgctcaataaatacgactgaatgaatgaatgaaatcacggGCTTGGCACtcggagggatctgggttctaatcccggctctgcggcttgtctgctctgagaccttgggcgaggatatgttatatgttgccaacttgtacttcccaagcgcttagtacagtgctctgcacaaagtaagagctcaataaatacaattgattgattgattgattgagtaataacAGTattcgtaataatgatggtatttgtgaagtacagtgccgggcactgttttaagtgctgttctaagtgctgaggtagatacaagctaatggggttggacaaagtcttaatccccattttacagctgagggaaccgaggcacagagaagtgaagtgaccggcccaaggtgacacagcagacgagtggcggagccggaaacagaacacagatccttctgagtcccgagggaactgaggcacagagaagtgaagtgactggctgaaggtcacacagcagacgagtggcggagccgggattagaacacagatccttctgagtcccgggcttgcgctctatccacgaggccacgctgtttctccaactaggtactaagtcacttcacttctctgtgcctcagttccttcatctggaaaatggagatgaagactgtgagtcccacggggggcctggactgtgtccaacctgattagccggtATCTACCCGGGCGctgagaacatagtaagcgcttcacaaataccattaaaaaaggagcagCTTAGGCGGCGAGGGCAGAGTTTCCAACCTCCCCGGGAGAAGGCCCCGCTGGGGGCTGGCCTGCCCCGACAAAGGCTCTACGGACTCCTGCCCACGCTCTGCCCCAGTGCAACTGCAGGGGCCTggacatcaatcatcaatcgtatttattgagcgcttactgtgtgcagagcactgtactaagcgcttgggcgcttGCCCGGCTCGGCCTGGGGCCGGACAGCCAGTGCCCGGCCTCTCAATCTTCCACGCGATGGCCTGCTGGgggacagacacaaacacacacacacaccatcgtCCCCTTGGCAACCCGCCGGGACACACACATACGCGCACACACAATCCTCCCACCTGCCAGGACACCCCCGCACCCGTCCACACAATCTTCCAACTCACCGGGACCGGGACAGACACCCGCTCACACACCCAATCTTCCAAACCGCCAGGACCCACGCACACCCGGTATCTTCCCCGCGGCAACCCACCGGGGCGGACAGTCACCCCACACCAGCGTGGCTCCCCAAATCCAAGCGGCCTCTCGGAAAACGGTCCCGGTAACGGTCCGGAGGGTCACGGCCGGGATCAGAGAGGCCACTGCGCCTTATTCCTTGGGGCCCTttacggatgatgatgatgatcgtactcgttaagcgcttactccgtgctaaacactctactaagcgtttggggaggatacaagcaaattgggttggacaccgtccctgtcccaggtggggctcgcggtctcaatccccattttccagatgagggaactgaggcccagagaagaggcttgcccaaggtcacccagcagacaagtggcggagccgagattagagcccatgacctcctgacgcccaggcccgtgctccacctactacgccatgctgcttctcaacttctgctactgcttctcaactgtatttattgagcgctttctgggtgcagagcactgttttaagtgctcgggagaggacaacacgacGATGTAACAGGCGcagtccctgccaacaacgaactTAAAGCCTGGGGTGTTACTACGGCCACGGCTTGTGGCAGAGTGTCCACCTCCCCAAATACACCCGGTCACCCTCCCTCAGAAGGCCACGTCCAGCCCGGGTCCGAAAACTTCCCGGTTGTCTGCGTCGGCCCCTTGGGAGCTCAAACGGTTTTCCCTCCCACATCTTCTATCCCCGGGACTAAGGCTCCCGTAGTCCTCTCCCCGCTCCACCCCAAGTCCCCCACCCCTCCGAAGGAAGGGGTCCCCAAGACGACCTCCGGCGCCCACTCACTGGATGAACTTCCCGTCCCGCGAGTCCAGCTTCTCCAGCTTCTGCTCCCGCTCGTCATCCCTCTCGTGCTTCCTGAGGCTGCTGAGACgctcttcttccctccacttGGCGTTGTCCATCATCTCCTGCCGCTTCCGCTCCAGTTCCTCGGCCGGGAGCTTTCTGGGAACGGAGACGCCCGCCCTGGCTCCGTCCGGCCCCGCCGGGAAAAGATCCCGCCCTCCGAGGGCCGCCTCCAGCCGGGCTGGACCCGCTGGCCTTTCCCACCGGCCTCCCGGCCTGAGCGACCTCCAGCCCCttcattaatactaataatactactactactaataataataatgatgatggcatttattaggcgcttactacgtgcaaagcactgctctaagcgctggggaggttacaaggtgatcaggttgccccacggggggctaacagtcttaatctccattttacagatgagggaactgaggcacagagaagttaagtgactgttatacgctcactacgtgtcaagcactgctttaattgcgtggctcagtggaaagagcccgggctttggagtcagaggtcgtgggttcgaatccctgctccgccacttgtcagctgtgagaccttgggcaagccacttaacttctctgtgcctcagttacctcgtctgtaaaatgggattaagactgtgagcccactgttgggtagggactgtctctatatgttgccgatctgtacttcccaagcgcttagtacagtgctctgcacatcgtaagcgctcaataaatacgattgatgatgactgtgagccccacacggggcaacctgatcaccttgtatccccccagcgcttagaacagtgctttgcacatagtaagcgcttaataaatgccattaaaaaaaaagaattgctgggatagatccaaggtaatcaggttagacacagtccttaaccAGATTGGCGAGAGAGCGCGCGTGTGTGTATCTGTATATACctggaatatatctgttatttatttatttatattaatgcctgcctccccctcaagaccgtgagctcgttgtgggcaggaatgtgtctgctatgttgtactgtcccaagtgcttagtacagtgctctgcactgtgactttgggcaagtcacttcacttctctgggcctcagttccctcatctgtaaaaggggtgaagactgtgagccgcccgtgggacaacctgatcaccctgtaacctccccagtgcgcttaataaatgccaccataataaatacgactgaatgaatgcaactcagtcttaatccccattttacagaggagggaactgaggcccagtgaagcgacatgcccagggtcacacagcagacaagtggtgggaccgggactagaaccaggcctgggctctacccactaggccgccctgcttctctagctctctgggcctcagctccgtcCCCTGgacgacggggaggaggagataaCCGGCGTGAAAGTGCGTCGGTTTGGAAGCCACGGGCCTCGAGCGTCTCGCCGGGCCTGGTCTCGTCCATCAACGGCCGGGGAACGGATCACCTCCGTCCCGGTTCCCCGGGACGCCGCCACCCGCGTCTCATTGGGAAAAGCTCCCCCCAGATAGCAGCAGCTTGAGCGTCTACAGTGCCTttctccccaaagcacttttccTGACGCCCCCAGCCCACCCGTCGGTGGGGTGGCCGGCTGCGCTCTTCCCCCTCGCTCCCATCACGCCCGGAGACGAGGGGCGGCGGCCCACCGCCCCCCGGGCCAAGCCCCGGCCGGGCGGGAGTGAGAAAGCCCCCTCGGGGCCCGGCCTTCCCGACTCCGGGGACCCACCTGGTGTAGCCCGAGGCGTGCCGCCGGGTGTACCCTTCTTTCTTCGGCTGGGGGCTCTTCCCCCGCTCCttgtccttcctgtctcccttgGAGCCACGCCTGAGCGGCAGGAGGAAGCCTCTTTGCCGCTGCCCCCtcgctccctgccctcctccccccggaCCCGCAGAGGTGCCCGCCGGCCGGCTCACTCACGGCTttccgggcccggggggagcGGGGCTGCCGGCTCCGGGACTCGCCTTCTCCCGTCCCCTTCCGCGGGGAGCGGGATACGCTCCGGGACCTGTCCCTGGGCCTGGGGGCTCCGCTCTTCCGCTCCGCCGTCGGGGAGCCCTCCGGCCTCCGACCGCGCTGCTCGGGATCCCTGACCTAGACGGCGGGGCCGGATGAGGGGGGCCGCTGAGGACCAAGCCCAGGAGATAACAAGATGCCCGGGCGTGGGGCGTAAGGAGGGTCCACGGAGGGTTGACCAGAGTCCGTCCGTTCTCCCACCCCGGGCTCGCTTCCCGCTCCGGGGAGGGGCCACGGCAGAGGCCAGCCTGGAGGAAGCGGCGGGAAACTCAGCCCTGGAGCTTTGGGGCACCTAGAACCCTAGAATTCAAGAGCCCCACGATTTccactaatgcctgtctccacgtCTAGActggagctcgctgtgggcagggaacgggtctacctaccctgctgtgctgtactctcccaagcgcttagtacagtgctctgcacaaagtactgaataaatgccactgattgagctgGGTGGGGCTCCAGAGGTCCTCTAGACCAGCCCTCCATCAGGGGTAGCCCTGACACCACCCAGGACGTGCCCATCTCCaattcattaatggtatttattgagtgcttaaccgtGAGCAggacactgggctaagcgcttgggacagaaataataataataataatggtatttgttaagcgcttactatgtgcaaggcactaagctctaagcgctggggggatacaaggtgatcaggttgtcccacggggggctcataatcttaatccccattttacagatgaggtaactgaggcacagagaagttaagtggctcgcccaaggtcacacagctgacaagtggcagagtcaggattcaaacccacgacctctgactcccaagccagtgctctttccactgagccacagtacaATGTAACCGAGTCGGTAGGCATGGTCTCTGCCCATgaccttagagtctaaaggggggaggcagacattaatataaataaattacagatctgtacagcctctagaccataagcccgtcctctggtataataataatggcatttattaagcgcttactatgcgcaaagcacggttctttctaagtgctggggaggttgcaaggtgatcaggttgtcccacggggctcagtcttcatccccattttacagatgagataactgaggcccagggaagtgaagtgacttgcccaaagtcacacagctaatttatttacgtatttattactctattttacttgtacatatttattctatttattttattaacatgttgttttgttctctgtctcccccttctagactgtgagcccgctgttgggtagggaccgtctctatatgttgccaacttggacttcccaagcgcttagtacagtgctctgcacacagtaagcgctcaataaatacgattgaatgaatgaatgagttggcagagccgggatttgaacccatgacctctgactccaaagcccgggctgtttccactgagccacgctgcttctagactgtaacctcgctgtgggcaggaaatgtgtctgtttattgttacggtgtactctcccaacgtcttagtacaatgctctgcacacggtaagcgctcaataaatacgactgacaggcTGATACGTACCTGagcgctgcggggctgagggtggggtgaaatgcTAAGGGCgaggatccaaatgcatagagggcacagaagggagagggaggtggggaagagaaagcgTAATCACGGCGGGCTTCTCGGAGCCAATGTGTGACCCCTAgtaaggctctgaaagtggggagggtggtggtcgggacgggaattccaggctagggatcggacgtgggagaggggtcggctacaagatagcagtgtggctcagtgggaagagcccgggctttggagtcagaggtcatgggttcaaatcccggctccgctctgtgaccttggacgagtcacttcacttctctgggcctcagttacctcatctgtaaaatggggatgaagactgtgagccccccgtgggacaacctgaacaccctgtaacctccccagggcttagaacagtgctttgcacatggtaagcgcttaataaacgtcattattattattattttatagacaTGATCGGTGCCTAGTGGCGTTCGAGGAGCTCCTTCTCCTCACATCCAACCCGCCCCTCCGCCGTGGGGGACGTATCCGCCTCCGGTCCCTTTTGCCTtatcctagtgctttgcacatagtaagcgcttaacaaatgccatcattattattattattattattattattattgttattattattgttattattattattattattattaccctgcagcTGCAACCAGGATCCAACCCCCTGGGTTTAGCCCCTGGCCGACACAGGCACGGCTGCTTGGCCTCCTCATCAtccgtcgcatttattgagcgcttactgtgtgcagagcactgtactaagcgctataacaataaaaagcACTTCCTCTTCGGCAGGCCCGAACCCACCCaaggggcgaggaggggggcACGCTCGGGGCCCAGGGAACGGTCACCATTCCCGCCCCGCCCGGCTCTGTCCCGCACGCCTTACCAGCAGGCCGTAGCCCGGGACCCTGgactgggcagggggagagccGGCGGGTTTCCTCGACatcctggagagggagagagacccccgAGTCCTCGGGTGAAGGAAGCAGACTCAGGGAGCCCAGGGGCCTCGCCCGTTTCCCGCCCCCCAGACtcccgcgggggggggggtgacgaGGAACGGGCGGTGACAACGGGGGCCGGCCCCTGCTGCTCACCGTCTCCGGCTCCTCTCGCCTTCGCTGGCGGAGGCCTCGCTGCTGGAGCTGCGGTGCTTGTGCTTCTtgtgcttctttttcttctccttcttcctcttcttctccttcttttccaggCTCAGCTGCAGCTGGGATGGGCAGAACACGCGGCCGATCTACCCCACCCCCGGCACCCGCCGCCCCGCTCCGAGCTGGCCGAtttggacctcctcctcctcctcctccaagtccGACCCCCCCGGTTTCCTGAGCTCCCTGGGCCAGCTGCTGTAGGGAGTGCTCACCAATGCTTTGATTTTCTTCATTTTCACGGGGTTATTCAaaacttctctctttttctcctcctctctcttcctaaagtggatattaagactgtgagccccatgtgggacacggaccgtgtccaacctaattagcttgtatctattccagcgcttagaacagatcctggtaactagtaagtgcttaacgagtaccgtgaaaaaaaaaagagagacacacacacagactctgagagacccagagagaaagACACGGATTCTGAGAGACCCAGACTGACAGACTCCCAGGCAGGCGGACGGACGGTCCGAGGAACCGAGGCAGAGGCCGAACGCAGTGACCCTCCCACGGGTCTGCCAGACAGACAGTGTCCGAAGAACCCAGACCGCGTCTTTCTGCTAAGGAGCGGGGTTTGCACCGCtgccccccgcccgccgccccgcAGCCGGACGGTACCGGATGATGAAGAGCGGATCTTCCCGGATTTTGCTGGCCATGTCGAGGACGGAGTTGGCTCCCGACGGGGCGAAGATGGAGCCGGGCAGCAGGCCCGTCTCCGAGGAGCAGCTGGCCTCCTTGTCCTCGCTCTTCTCCAGGACGTACTTGTCGACGGGCCGGCCCATCAGGTACTCGTCCCGGTTCACCAGCCCGCCGGGGCCCTGGTACATCCAGTccagcttctcttccttcttcctggtTCGGGGAGGGGGCCGTCATTCCCAACTGCGCTCCTCACGGTCCCcccaggcccccggccccccgccccggccccttcACTGGTCCGTACAAAGCACAGACTCCCGCTTAGGGGGAAGAACTGGGAATGAGGAAACCCAGGTCCGGTCCCGGCTCTCCcaccggcctgctgggtgacctcgggatactcactgaacctctctggacctccgtttctcctcctgaaaaatggggagaaaacccccccaactctccctaacgcttagataaataaataataataataatgatggcatttattaagcgcttactatgtgcgaagcactgttctaagcgctggggaggttacaaggtgatcaggttgtcccacggggggctcacagtcttcatctccattttacagatgaggtaactgaggcacggagaagtgaagtgacttgcccaaagtcacacagctgacaagtggcggagccgggatttgaacccatgacctctgactccaaagccctgtgctcttAGATCATGAACCCCGGGTGAATCTAGGGGTCCGATCGATCAACTCGaatccatcccggtgcttagcacgACGCTTGGTACGTAGTGACCATTTAATAGCAAGATGACTAATATGACCTGCCGGATTCTGACCGGaattgagaaggagtgtggtttaatggaaagagcccggggttgggagtcagagaacctgggttctaatcccggctccgccacttgtctgctgtgtgacctcgggcaagccgcttaacttctctgtgccttggctacctcacctgtaaaatggggatggagactgtgagccccacgtgggacaacctgatgaccttgtatccaccccagtgcttagaacagtgcttggcacatagtaggcgcttaacaaataccgtaattaattaattagctaatggggggaggggaattaaacactggaatagaagACCGGGAGAGATGGAGCTGCCTCTCACCCTGAAGACCTGGGGGATGGAAGTGAGGACCTTAGCCCACTGAGGCAATgggaactttttttttatttatggcatttattaagcgcttactatgtgcaaagcactgttctaagcgctgggaaggttacaaggtgaccaggttgtcccacggggggctcacagtcttaatccccattttccagatgaggtaactgaggcccagagaagtgaagtgacttgcccaatgtcacacagct
It contains:
- the CWC25 gene encoding LOW QUALITY PROTEIN: pre-mRNA-splicing factor CWC25 homolog (The sequence of the model RefSeq protein was modified relative to this genomic sequence to represent the inferred CDS: deleted 1 base in 1 codon) encodes the protein MGGGDLNLKKSWHPQTLRNVEKVWKAEQKHEAERKKIEELQRELREERAREEMQRYAEDVGAVKKKEEKLDWMYQGPGGLVNRDEYLMGRPVDKYVLEKSEDKEASCSSETGLLPGSIFAPSGANSVLDMASKIREDPLFIIRKREEEKKREVLNNPVKMKKIKALLQLSLEKKEKKRKKEKKKKHKKHKHRSSSSEASASEGERSRRRMSRKPAGSPPAQSRVPGYGLLVRDPEQRGRRPEGSPTAERKSGAPRPRDRSRSVSRSPRKGTGEGESRSRQPRSPGPGKPRGSKGDRKDKERGKSPQPKKEGYTRRHASGYTRKLPAEELERKRQEMMDNAKWREEERLSSLRKHERDDEREQKLEKLDSRDGKFIQRLKLESTATSSLEDRLKRNIHSIQRTPAALEKNFMKR